CAAACGTCAAAGAGTACAGTGAGTTTTTAGAACTGCGAAGTGCTGTTATTTTTGGAGGCGTCAATCAAAACCCACAAGTAACAACGATGCGTCAAGGTATTGACGTGTTGGTGGCAACACCAGGGCGGTTATTGGATTTAATAAATCAGAACCATATATCTTTAAAACGTGTTGAGATTTTGGTTTTGGATGAAGCTGACCGCATGCTCGATATGGGTTTTTTACGCGATATAGAACGTATTATTAAACTCATGCCAGAGAAACGCCAAAACTTAATGTTTTCGGCAACTTTTTCATCCGATATTAAAAAACTGGCACATGGTATTTTAAACAATCCTGTGCAGGTAGAAGCCACACCTGAAAACACAACGGTTGATGCCATTTCACAAAAAGTATATCGCGTAGCTAAAGGTTTAAAAACCGATTTGATTATTAAATTAATCTCAGATGGCAATTGGAAACAAGTGTTGGTTTTTACGCGAACCAAACATGGCGCCAATAAACTATGTGAAAAAATGGCAAAAGCAGGTATAAAAGCTGCCGCTATACATGGTAATAAAAGTCAGGGCGCACGTACCAAAGCATTGGGTGGTTTTAAAAGCGGAAGTGTGAGTGTTTTGGTTGCGACCGATATTGCGGCTCGTGGTTTGGATATCCCGTTATTACCACACGTTATTAATTTTGAATTGCCTAACATTTCTGAAGATTATGTACACAGAATTGGAAGAACGGGTAGAGCAGGAGCTAGTGGTGAAGCGCTTTCGTTAGTGAGCGCCGATGAAACTACCTTTTTACGTGATATTGAAAAGTTAGTTGGAATTAAGATTCCTGTTGAAATAGTGGCAGGTTTTGAACCCGACCCGAATGCTTCTACCGAGCCTGAAAAACGCCAACAACGTGGAGGAGGAAATCGTTCTAGAAACAACGAGAGGTCTGCTAATTCGAATACTCAAAAAAACGATAGTAGCCGACGCCCAAAACGCAATAATGACAGACGTAGAAACGACAGACGTAATTAAATATAATGACAGCAAGTTTAAAAGCTAAGATTATTAAAGTTCGTAGAGAACTCGTTTAAACTTTTCACAATTAGCTAAAAAATGGCCCTTTTGCACTCGCTTTTTGTCTTTTCTTCTTTCCGTAGCTCTGCTACGCAACTCAAAAAAGCCTTCAACCGAGCACAAAATGACTAATTTTCGCTTTAATCAAAAAAGTTTAAACGAGTTCAATGAAAAAATAACCGCTAAAGGCAAACAGGTTGGGGTGTCCTTTTATGCATTTTTTGCTAATAAAAATGATAATCCAGCGTTACTTATGGAAGCTGCTACTTGGTGGATTAAAGAACACCAGTTAGACCATTTTGAGAAGGCCGTAAAAATTAGAGATTTAGTAAATGGAATTACAACCAAATAACCCATTACATGGCATAAAGCTAGAACAGATTATTAATGATTTGGTAGCGTATTATGGTTGGGAATATATGGGGCACACCGTTAAAATCAATTGTTTTACAAGCAACCCTACGGTTAAGTCGAGCTTAAAGTTTTTAAGACGAACACCTTGGGCAAGAGCTAAAGTGGAAACGATGTATTTAAATATGCTGAAAAAACAAAAGCGTAGTAATCAAGACCTTTGATTACTGCGCTTTTTTTAATATTGATATCTACCAATGACGTTTAGTTTGTCAGACTGAGCTTGTCGTTTGTCAGACTGAGCTTGTCGAAGTCCTAATTTTAAAAAAAGCATCATTGGTAATTCATTGATTTATAAATTAGTTATTGATTTACAAACATTTAAACTTTAGTATTTTTTTAATGTTTGTTCTGTTGTTTTTTAATGGTTTTTTTATCAATGTCAAATTCATTTGTTTTTTTATTCACCTTAGGTTGTGTTGGATCTTTCTGTTTTTTTGTTCTTTCAAATTTCTTTTTATCTTTAATAATTCCCATGATTTCTTTTTTTTAAATTCATATTTAGTTCATAATGAATATAAAAAAATTACATCGAAATTGTCTTAAATCTATCTTAAATATATATTAAAACTTTGATTATAAGTAATTTGTAGGTTAATGCCAATGAGTCGCTGTGTCATGATTTTTACATTTGTAACATAGAACTTCTCCATAGTAAGTAGCGGATAGAGACGTTTTAGCTTTAGTTAATTTGCATCGATGAAAGTTTTCCGATAAGCACCATTTTTTAATATAAGTTTTAGCTTAATTGTTTTAACCCTTCATACACGACTATGCCAACTGCATTGGCTAAATTTAAACTTCTCACATGGGTGCTGTATAAAGGGATTTTATAAAGTCTCTCGGTATGTTTGTCGGTAATTGTTTTGGGCAATCCTACCGATTCTTTTCCAAAAACTAAGAACATATTATCTTCAAAAGGGATGTCCCAATGATTTTTATGGCCATGGCTAGAAAGAAATACCATGTTTTGGCCTTTATTTATATTGAAAAAATCGTCAACGCTATCGTAATAAATGATGGTGACATGTTTCCAATAATCCAAACCAGCACGTTTTAATTTGGTATCATCAATTTGAAATCCAAAAGGTTTTACAAGATGTAAGCAAGATCCAGAAGCCAAGGCCAACCTGCCAATATTGCCTGTATTGTTGGGTATTTCGGGTTCGATTAAAACAATATTTAGGGGCATTAGTTTTTAATATCTTTTACAAATTTGTTAATATCGCTAATGGGATTATTGGTTAAAAACTTTATAAAAGCACTGCCAATAATGGCGCCTT
This genomic window from Mariniflexile sp. TRM1-10 contains:
- a CDS encoding tRNA (cytidine(34)-2'-O)-methyltransferase, which codes for MPLNIVLIEPEIPNNTGNIGRLALASGSCLHLVKPFGFQIDDTKLKRAGLDYWKHVTIIYYDSVDDFFNINKGQNMVFLSSHGHKNHWDIPFEDNMFLVFGKESVGLPKTITDKHTERLYKIPLYSTHVRSLNLANAVGIVVYEGLKQLS
- a CDS encoding VF530 family protein — translated: MELQPNNPLHGIKLEQIINDLVAYYGWEYMGHTVKINCFTSNPTVKSSLKFLRRTPWARAKVETMYLNMLKKQKRSNQDL
- a CDS encoding DUF6500 family protein; this encodes MTNFRFNQKSLNEFNEKITAKGKQVGVSFYAFFANKNDNPALLMEAATWWIKEHQLDHFEKAVKIRDLVNGITTK
- a CDS encoding DEAD/DEAH box helicase; translation: MQFNSLGLSQALLKAISKKGYTTPSPIQQKAIPPILQGKDVLASAQTGTGKTAGFTLPLLHILSENPKEKYRPIRALILTPTRELAAQVYANVKEYSEFLELRSAVIFGGVNQNPQVTTMRQGIDVLVATPGRLLDLINQNHISLKRVEILVLDEADRMLDMGFLRDIERIIKLMPEKRQNLMFSATFSSDIKKLAHGILNNPVQVEATPENTTVDAISQKVYRVAKGLKTDLIIKLISDGNWKQVLVFTRTKHGANKLCEKMAKAGIKAAAIHGNKSQGARTKALGGFKSGSVSVLVATDIAARGLDIPLLPHVINFELPNISEDYVHRIGRTGRAGASGEALSLVSADETTFLRDIEKLVGIKIPVEIVAGFEPDPNASTEPEKRQQRGGGNRSRNNERSANSNTQKNDSSRRPKRNNDRRRNDRRN